The Trueperaceae bacterium genomic sequence CGTTGGTGGCCCGCCGCTCACCCCGGCACGCCGGCGAACCGGGCCGCCCATTCATCGCGCTGCTCGTCGGTGATCTTGGCGAAGAGCACCTCGGGCACGGCGAAGGCGTGGCCCTCGGGCAGGGCCGACAGCGCGGCGCGGGCGTCGTCCGCGTCGCGCACGTCCCCCACCGCGCGCGCCTCCTCGACGAAGGCGAGCGCCTCTCCGACGCGGGGGCCGGGCGGCAGGTCGAGGAGGTCCATGACGTCGCCGCCGCGCAGGAGTGGCGCGGGGGGCGGGGCGGCGTGGTGGACCGCCAGCACCCGCCCGACCGCTTCGCGGTAGCGGCGCCTCGACGCGGCGTTCGCGAGGGGGCCGCGGGCCGCCTCGCGGTCGGCGAGCATCAACGCCAGCAGGTCGGGCAGCAGGTCGGCGCGGCGGTGTACGAAGCGGCGGGCGGAACGCTCCGTCGTCGGGAGCGGCACCATGTGCGCCGCCACGAGCGCCGCGGCGCGCCGTACCGTCTCGCGCGGGAAGCGCAGGGCACGCAACGCGGCGGCGGTGAGCGTCGCGCCGTGCTCGGCGTGGCCGTGGAAGGTGCGGCGGCCCAGGGGGCCGCGCGCCGCGCAGGCGGGCTTGCCGACGTCGTGCAGCAGGGTCGCCAGCCGCAGGTCGGTCGCCGCGTCCGGGAACGCCGCGACGAGTCGGTCGAGCGCCTCGAGCTGGTGGTGCAGCACGTCGCGGTGGTGGAGGCCGCCCTGCTCGACGCCGTCGCCCGCCGCGAGGTCGGGCAGCAGCAGCGTCAACCACCC encodes the following:
- a CDS encoding HD domain-containing protein, producing the protein WRALLDRLLGGRAHRPPLAPWPPLEAFAPVPAGGVVVGGAVRDALLGRPVRDVDWWVPDPAAAARDLADRVDGTPVELDTARRHWRVVAADGRTLDLTPSTGPLEADLARRDYTINAMAVGPDGPTDPLGGAEALAARTLVACGPDVLADDPLRGLRGIRLAATHDLAWDPATRAAAADVARRIAAGALPRPAAERLGSELTELLHAERPGAALADAHALGWLTLLLPDLAAGDGVEQGGLHHRDVLHHQLEALDRLVAAFPDAATDLRLATLLHDVGKPACAARGPLGRRTFHGHAEHGATLTAAALRALRFPRETVRRAAALVAAHMVPLPTTERSARRFVHRRADLLPDLLALMLADREAARGPLANAASRRRYREAVGRVLAVHHAAPPPAPLLRGGDVMDLLDLPPGPRVGEALAFVEEARAVGDVRDADDARAALSALPEGHAFAVPEVLFAKITDEQRDEWAARFAGVPG